From the genome of Spinacia oleracea cultivar Varoflay chromosome 2, BTI_SOV_V1, whole genome shotgun sequence, one region includes:
- the LOC110782178 gene encoding uncharacterized protein, whose amino-acid sequence MAKAKKQLLSSAPWRDEENSADKFKDAKLKVTSQPGSTPTMHVPGKKHSHSNNNADDEDDSLSDIDPQLRYSFQRNFQFVQRVFSIDTLVKPLPPVMAYNVSRNLSFFTRIFTQFFDPEGISNAQKSLGLGQEEKVRRVR is encoded by the exons atggCGAAGGCGAAGAAACAATTGCTGTCATCGGCGCCATGGAGAGATGAAGAGAATTCCGCCGATAAATTCAAAGATGCGAAGCTCAAAGTCACCAGTCAACCAGGTAGCACACCCACAATGCATGTTCCCGGTAAAAAGCATTCTCACTCCAACAACAATGCCGATGATGAAGACGATTCTCTCTCCGATATCGACCCCCAACTCCGTTACAGTTTCCAGCGCAACTTCCAG TTTGTTCAGCGGGTATTTAGCATTGACACCCTTGTTAAACCCCTTCCTCCAGTAATGGCATATAACGTTTCTCGCAACTTGAGCTTCTTCACTCGTATATTCACTCAGTTTTTTG ATCCGGAAGGCATCTCAAATGCTCAGAAATCACTCGGACTTGGACAAGAAGAGAAGGTTCGACGTGTTCGTTAG
- the LOC110781985 gene encoding serine carboxypeptidase-like 34 has translation MIMNHCLLWLLLAASAAVFISPASSRPSSSGFLSPKIKEEQRADFVKRVPGQPKVSFKQYAGYVTVNATHGKALFYWFFQAVDEPAKKPVLLWLNGGPGCSSIGYGESEELGPFSPQKGSKPKLKLNKYSWNKAANLLFLESPVGVGFSYTNTSSDISELGDTIAARDAYNFLVGWYRRFPQFKSHEFYLSGESYAGHYVPQLAKLILDSNKIAAKKDQIKLKGFMIGNALLDDDTDQRGMVEYAWNHAVISDRVYSDLKKNCDFSKKNLTTLCNKALTQYFSEYRLIDIYSLYSPICVENQTSIDTRNTQPPVIDGISPRLFSRFEGWLKRPAAGYDPCASGYTDVYMNRPDVQAALHANITKLPYPWTHCSNNITSWSDSPSSILPTIRELIDKGLRIWIYSGDTDGRIPVTSTRYTLRKVGLKTVQEWTAWYTNSQVGGWTIQYEGLMFVTVRGAGHQVPTTKPRQALQLINHFLAGKKLPDVPPS, from the exons ATGATCATGAACCATTGTTTGCTATGGCTGCTGCTGGCTGCAAGCGCCGCCGTGTTTATTTCTCCGGCGAGTTCTCGGCCGTCATCGTCGGGCTTCCTAAGCCCGAAAATAAAGGAAGAGCAAAGGGCAGACTTTGTGAAGAGGGTTCCAGGGCAGCCAAAGGTGAGTTTTAAGCAGTATGCAGGGTATGTGACTGTTAATGCTACTCATGGTAAGGCACTATTTTATTGGTTCTTTCAAGCTGTTGATGAACCTGCCAAAAAGCCTGTGCTCCTTTGGCTTAATGGAG GGCCAGGCTGCTCTTCAATTGGGTATGGAGAATCAGAAGAGTTGGGCCCTTTTTCTCCTCAAAAGGGCAGCAAGCCCAAACTAAAGCTCAATAAGTACTCTTGGAATAAAG CCGCCAATCTTCTGTTTCTGGAATCTCCTGTTGGTGTTGGATTTTCTTACACTAATACTAGCAGCGACATAAGTGAACTTGGTGACACAATTGCAG CCAGGGATGCATATAACTTTCTAGTAGGTTGGTACAGAAGATTCCCACAGTTTAAGTCCCATGAATTTTATCTTTCCGGAGAAAGTTATGCAG GCCATTATGTTCCCCAACTTGCCAAGCTCATTCTCGACAGCAATAAGATTGCTGCAAAGAAAGATCAGATCAAGTTGAAAGGTTTCATG ATTGGAAATGCACTGTTAGATGACGATACTGATCAGAGAGGGATGGTTGAGTATGCATGGAATCATGCTGTGATATCAGATCGTGTTTACAGTGATCTGAAGAAAAACTGTGACTTCAGTAAGAAGAATCTGACAACATTGTGCAACAAGGCCTTAACTCAGTACTTTTCTGAGTATAGACTGATAGATATATACAGCTTGTACTCTCCAATATGTGTCGAAAACCAGACAAGTATTGACACAAGGAACACTCAGCCTCCTGTAATTGATGGCATTTCTCCTAGACTGTTTTCCAGATTT GAAGGGTGGCTGAAAAGACCAGCAGCAGGGTATGATCCATGTGCATCAGGCTACACAGATGTTTATATGAATAGACCGGATGTTCAAGCTGCGTTacatgctaatattactaaacTTCCGTATCCATGGACTCACTGCAG TAACAATATCACTTCTTGGAGTGATTCTCCATCCTCGATACTTCCTACTATAAGAGAGCTTATAGACAAGGGTCTTCGCATATGGATATACAG TGGCGATACAGATGGGAGAATTCCGGTAACATCAACAAGATACACTCTTAGAAAAGTCGGGCTTAAAACAGTTCAAGAATGGACAGCATGGTATACCAACTCACAG gttGGAGGATGGACAATCCAGTACGAAGGCTTGATGTTTGTGACAGTAAGAGGTGCAGGGCATCAAGTTCCAACAACTAAGCCAAGACAGGCTTTGCAGTTGATCAACCACTTCTTAGCCGGTAAAAAACTACCAGATGTTCCGCCTTCGTGA
- the LOC110782176 gene encoding serine carboxypeptidase-like 34 yields MAFSSSTLNSLVVLLLWLTTTAHVAVVASPPPSEWRLTKDVAARQEADRVVALPGQPIVGFKHYAGYVNVNVSHGRELFYWFFEAVDTPHQKPVVLWLNGGPGCSSIGYGEAEELGPFFPKKGSKPSLNLNKFSWNKASNLLFLESPVGVGFSYTNTSSDMEELGDTFTARDSYTFLINWFNRFPQFKSHEFYIAGESYAGHYVPQLAEYIFDSNKIASKENFINLKGFMIGNALMDDETDQTGMIDYAWDHAVISDKVFRDVKTTCNFKSQNLTEDCRNAMDEYFAVYDLIDMYSLYTPNCAMNFTSTTAINRQLPAIKGTAPHLFSKFDKWHKRPAGYDACLDHYTNVYLNMPDVQAALHANTTKISYPWGHCNNNITFWADAPASMLPVIKKLVDGGLRVWVFSGDTDGRIPVSATRLTLRKLGLKIVQDWKPWYMKDQVGGWTIAYDGLMFVTVRGAGHQVPTFKPKEALLMLRRFLGNKPMPSKAF; encoded by the exons ATGGCTTTCTCCTCCTCCACCCTTAATTCTCTAGTAGTACTCCTACTATGGCTTACTACTACCGCCCATGTAGCGGTCGTAGCGTCTCCTCCGCCGTCGGAATGGCGGCTGACCAAGGATGTGGCGGCTCGGCAGGAGGCGGACCGTGTGGTGGCGCTGCCGGGGCAGCCGATTGTGGGGTTTAAGCATTATGCTGGTTATGTAAATGTCAATGTTAGCCATGGAAGAGAACTGTTTTATTGGTTCTTTGAAGCTGTTGACACACCTCACCAAAAACCTGTGGTTCTTTGGCTTAATGGAG GTCCTGGATGTTCTTCAATTGGTTATGGGGAAGCTGAAGAATTAGGCCCCTTCTTCCCTAAGAAGGGAAGCAAACCTTCTTTAAACCTCAACAAATTTTCATGGAACAAAG CTTCCAATCTGTTGTTTTTGGAGTCCCCTGTTGGTGTTGGTTTTTCTTACACCAATACTAGCAGTGACATGGAAGAACTTGGTGACACTTTTACAG CAAGAGATTCATATACATTCCTTATCAACTGGTTTAATAGATTTCCGCAGTTCAAATCCCATGAATTCTACATTGCTGGTGAAAGTTATGCAG GCCATTATGTTCCACAGCTTGCTGAGTACATTTTTGACAGTAACAAAATTGCTAGCAAGGAGAATTTCATCAATCTGAAAGGTTTCATG ATTGGAAATGCATTGATGGATGATGAAACAGATCAAACAGGAATGATCGACTATGCGTGGGATCATGCTGTTATATCAGATAAAGTGTTCAGAGATGTAAAAACAACATGCAACTTCAAAAGTCAGAACTTAACTGAGGATTGCAGGAATGCAATGGACGAGTACTTTGCAGTATATGACCTGATAGATATGTACAGCTTGTACACACCTAATTGCGCTATGAATTTTACCAGTACTACTGCTATCAACAGGCAACTTCCTGCTATCAAAGGCACTGCACCTCACCTCTTCTCCAAATTT GATAAATGGCATAAGCGCCCTGCAGGGTACGATGCTTGTTTGGATCATTACACAAACGTATATCTAAATATGCCGGATGTTCAGGCAGCGCTTCATGCCAACACCACGAAAATTTCTTATCCATGGGGTCACTGCAA TAACAACATCACATTTTGGGCTGATGCACCTGCGTCTATGCTTCCTGTGATAAAGAAGCTTGTTGATGGTGGGCTTCGAGTATGGGTTTTCAG TGGAGATACCGATGGGAGAATTCCAGTGAGTGCGACAAGGCTAACACTCAGAAAGCTTGGGTTGAAGATTGTTCAAGATTGGAAACCCTGGTATATGAAGGATCAG GTTGGTGGATGGACCATTGCATATGATGGGCTGATGTTTGTCACAGTTCGCGGTGCAGGACATCAAGTCCCAACATTCAAGCCAAAGGAAGCCCTTCTGATGCTCAGGCGTTTCCTTGGCAACAAACCAATGCCCTCTAAAGCCTTCTGA